The following coding sequences are from one Ficedula albicollis isolate OC2 chromosome 14, FicAlb1.5, whole genome shotgun sequence window:
- the TMEM184A gene encoding transmembrane protein 184A isoform X2 — protein MSNATRAVPSPVAPGTPGPGTAARLASAPPFSAVALLTAAHNNSQDGQQLFLTTTAAQVVSGIFVWSALTVTFHQIYTHLRNYTIPKEQRYIIRILFIVPVYAFDSWLSLLLLGSHQYYVYFDSVRDCYEAFVIYSFLSLCFEYLGGESTIMTEIRGKPIASSCFYGTCCLQGMSYSIGFLRFCKQATLQFCIVKPLMAIITIILQAFGKYHDGDFNVHSGYLYITIIYNFSVSLALYALFLFYFATMDLLRPFKPVLKFITIKAVIFLSFWQGTLLAILEKCGVIPEVQIIDGKEVGAGTVAAGYQNFIICIEMFFASIALRYAFTCQVYREKKENSTANLAPMQSISSGLKETISPQDIVQDAIHNFSPTYQQYTQQAMQEAERKVPGENGHVASKIDGQSSRKSKNIEKRMLILSDEEL, from the exons atGAGTAATGCCACACGTGCTGTGCCCTCTCCCGTGGCACCTGGCACCCcagggcctggcacagcagccaggctggcctCAGCCCCCCCATTCTCAGCTGTTGCCCTGCTTACGGCTGCCCACAACAACTCCCAGGATggccagcagcttttcctgacCACGACAGCGGCGCAGGTCGTCTCTGGCATCTTTGTGTGGTCAGCACTCACTGTCACCTTCCACCAG ATCTACACACACCTGAGGAATTACACCATCCCCAAGGAGCAGCGCTACATCATCCGCATCCTCTTCATCGTGCCTGTCTATGCCTTTGACTCCTggctcagcctcctcctcctcggcaGCCACCAGTACTACGTCTACTTCGACTCAGTGCGTGACTGCTATGAAG CTTTTGTGATTTACAGCTTCCTGAGCCTGTGCTTCGAGTACCTTGGAGGGGAGAGCACCATCATGACAGAGATCCGAGGGAAGCCCATTGC GTCCAGCTGCTTTTATGGGACCTGCTGCCTTCAGGGTATGTCCTACTCCATCGGGTTCCTGCGCTTCTGCAAGCAG GCCACGCTGCAGTTCTGCATTGTGAAACCCCTCATGGCAATCATCACCATCATCCTGCAGGCATTTGGAAAGTACCACGATGGAGACTTCAA tgtCCACAGTGGATATCTCTACATCACCATCATCTACAACTTCTCTGTCAGCCTGGCCCTTTATGCCCTTTTCCTCTTCTACTTTGCCACCATGGACCTGCTGCGCCCGTTTAAGCCAGTCCTCAAGTTCATCACCATCAAGGCCGTCATCTTCCTCTCCTTCTGGCAAG GAACACTGCTGGCAATCCTGGAGAAATGTGGAGTGATCCCTGAAGTTCAGATCATTGATGGGAaggaggtgggagctgggacagtggCTGCTGGCTACCAGAACTTCATCATCTGTATTGAAATGTTCTTTGCTTCCATTGCCCTGCGCTATGCATTCACCTGCCAGGTGtacagggagaagaaagaaaactcaaCAG CAAACCTTGCCCCAATGCAGAGCATCTCGAGTGGGCTGAAGGAGACCATCAGCCCCCAGGACATCGTGCAGGATGCCATCCACAACTTCTCGCCCACCTACCAGCAGTACACCCAGCAGGCCATGCAGGAGGCAGAGCGCAAAGTGCCGGGGGAGAATGGGCACGTGGCCTCCAAGATAGatggacagagcagcaggaagagcaaaaaCATTGAAAAGAGAATGCTCATCCTGTCAGATGAGGAGTTGTAG
- the MAFK gene encoding transcription factor MafK: MTTNPKPNKALKVKEESGENAPVLSDDELVSMSVRELNQHLRGLTKEEVIRLKQRRRTLKNRGYAASCRIKRVTQKEELERQRVELQQEVEKLARENSSMKLELDALRSKYEALQTFARTVARGPITPTKVATTSVITIVKSAEISSSSVPFSAAS, translated from the exons ATGACGACTAATCCCAAACCGAACAAGGCATTAAAG GTAAAGGAGGAGTCAGGAGAGAATGCCCCAGTGCTGAGTGATGATGAACTCGTGTCAATGTCCGTACGGGAGCTGAACCAGCACCTGAGGGGTCTCACCAAAGAGGAGGTCATCCGTCTGAAGCAGCGGAGGCGCACGCTGAAGAACCGGGGCTACGCTGCCAGCTGCCGCATCAAGCGTGTGACTCAGAAAGAGGAGCTCGAGAGGCAGCGGGTTGAGCTGCAGCAAGAGGTGGAGAAGCTGgccagagaaaacagcagcatgAAGCTAGAGCTGGATGCCTTGCGCTCCAAGTACGAAGCACTCCAGACCTTTGCTCGTACTGTGGCGCGAGGGCCCATTACCCCGACCAAAGTTGCCACCACCAGTGTCATCACCATCGTGAAATCAGCCGAAATCTCATCCAGTTCTGTGCCCTTTTCAGCAGCCTCCTAG